The genomic window TTCTTTCCGGACGACCGCCGGCCGTGGGCGGTCGATCTCGGTGGCCGTTGCCCGCGGTGCGGCCATGACCAGCCCGAGAGCCGGCATTGGTTGGTTGCGGTGGCAGGCGCCAGCAAGTTCAGCCAGACCCAGCGGGAGCAGGCCGAGGCCGAGTTCGCCGAGCTCGACATCGATCTGTCCAGCGGTGACGAGTCTTTCGACCTAAGGTGCGGATGCAGCGAGAAGCACGCGCACCGGCCGCACGGGAAATCAGGGTGCGGTGCTGCCTACCGTGTCCGGGTGGTGTGGGCGCCGTGACGCCGGGCGGACTGCAGCCGCCGGGCGGTCTGCCGGACCCCGACGATCTGGCGATCGACCAGCAGTGGGCCACGTTGTTCTCGGACCAGCTTGCGTCCGTGCGCAAGAGTGCGGAGAACTGGCGGACCGGGTTGGCCGCACTGCTCGGTCTGGTGTCGATCTTCTCGGTCGTCGGGGCGCCCAAGGCAACGAAGGACCTCGATCCACTCGCCGCGCAGCTGACCGGGCTGGGACTGTTGTGCGCAGCGCTGTTCGCGGTCCTGGGCGCGGTCGCGGCACTGCGGGCGGCGTACGGCGTGCCGCAGCAGATGACGCGGGCCGCGTTCCGCCAATTAGGGGGCAGGGCCGGCCTCGACCTGCAGCAGGCGGACAAGGCCCGTCGTGACCTGCGGCGCGCCAAGGTGCTGACCTACCTGACCTTGGCGTTCCTCGGTGCCAGCTTCGCGCTCGCCTGGTACGGTCCGTCGAAGGCGACGAACCAGGTCCGGGTGACCAAGACGTCGAAAGTGGTCGTTTGCGGGACGCTGGCCCGATCCGACGACGGAGAGATCCAGATCGACTCGACCACGGCCGGTACGACGGTGCTCAAGCTGTCCGACGTGGCGAAGCTGGAAACCGTGGAGTCGTGCGATGCCGGCTGACGACTTCCTGATGGAGGAGCACCTCGACGCCGCGGTCGGCAACATCCTGCAGGCCGTGATCTCGCGGCCTGAGTTGTACGAACGCCTGCGTCCGCCGCAGACCCGGATCGTGAAATCGAAGGGCACGGACTACAAGGCCTTCACCGTCCGGACCGGCGGCAAGGCGGTGATCCGGATGGGTGGCGCGACGTACCGGGTCCTGAACGCGCTCACCTCGACTGCAGCCACCTATTTCGTCGCGGACGAGCGCGGCAAACGGCCATCGGCGTACTGGCCGGCCGCCCGGAATCGGCTGGCGTCGGCCATCGACTGCTACGCCTCGCCGCTGCGCTCGGCGTCGGTTCGCCCGATCGAGATCTCGCCGCGGCAGGCCACGGCAGCGACGTCGTTCGCGCAGTATGCGTACCGGTTCGTCATCTGCCACGAGTTGGCTCACGTCGCGCTCGACCACACCTTCGGTGCGGGCGCGGATCCGGACAATGTCGACTCGCTGCGAGCCTCGCAGGACGAGGAACTGAGCGCCGACGCGTTCGCTCTGCGGCTCCAGCTCGGCTCGCTACCGCACCCGGACCTGATCGTGACGGCGCTGTCGGCGCCGGTCTACTTCATCTTCCTGCTCCGGGCGTTCGACGACTTCCGCCTGGCGCTCATGGGCGAGTTGGTCGATCACGAACAATGGTCGATCGAGTACTCACACCCGCCGTACCTGCATCGCATCTTCAACCTGATGCGTGAAGCCACCGCTTTGGTCGGCGATGACGCCGGTGAGGGGCTCGGTGCGGTCCAGGGCGCGCTGGAGGAGTTGGTCCAGAAGGTCTGGTCGGCTGCCCTCGAGTCCCGGGACAAGGTCGCTGCCAAGGCCACCGAACTCCTCGCCGACCCGAAGCTCACCGATGCCGCCGAGCTCACCGAACTCCTGACGAAGAGTCCGATCGGCGTCCTCCAGGCCCTGGACGCCAACCCGCAGTGGCACCTGCCCGCCTGGCCGTTCCACGCCACCGTCCCCACCGAGCTGACAACCTTCCTGGAACTCTCTCCGGCCGGCCGCGCCCGCTCCATCGCCTGACGTGGGCGCAATCTCGACGATGCCGGCCTGATCCAGCGCACCCGCGACGCCGTCGGCACCCGGACGGTCCGTCTCCAGCTCACCGATCGCGGCCGTGAGGTCGTCCAGCCCGCCATCGTGGAAGTCGCCGTTCTGCTGGATCGGTTGCCGGCGCCGCTCGGCGGACGCCGCGGTGAGCGTACGGCGGACCTCGTCGGCGAACTCACCGTCCTGCTCGAAACTCCGCTCGGCAACAACTGAGGGACTCTGACATGCCCGAGATTGCCATCCTGGACTCCCCCATTCACCACGAAGAGATGTTCAGCGGTACGCCGATCGTCTTCCGGCACGGCAACCCCGCCTCGTCGCACATCTGGCGCAAGGTGCTGCCAGAGGGCGGACCTGGCAGGCTGCTCGCACCGGACCTGATCGGCATGGGCCGATCCGGCAAGCCCGACATCGCATACACGTTCGCCGGCCACGTCCGCTACCTCGACGCCTGATCGAGGCGATGCATGAGGCCGGAATCGACACCACCGGAAGCTGGAGGCCTCATCGCTCATGAAGGTCCGCCGTCAGGGGACCAGCGATGCTCTGGTGCTTCGTGCCGCGTGGCACGACCGGACGTCGGCTTCTACGCACGACGTCCCCCAATCCGGGACCACGCCTCGTCCCGGT from Kribbella jejuensis includes these protein-coding regions:
- a CDS encoding alpha/beta fold hydrolase, producing the protein MPEIAILDSPIHHEEMFSGTPIVFRHGNPASSHIWRKVLPEGGPGRLLAPDLIGMGRSGKPDIAYTFAGHVRYLDA